A window from Hemicordylus capensis ecotype Gifberg chromosome 2, rHemCap1.1.pri, whole genome shotgun sequence encodes these proteins:
- the C9 gene encoding complement component C9, giving the protein MRALLPLIGALCVLEANIFVSAGKRRVTREPDVLSPIDCLLSPWSDWGPCSPCTKARYRSRSVLKYGQFGGKPCLERLGDSMPCVPASPCPEEEMEGQADCGKDFRCENGRCIKNRLKCNTEDDCGDFSDEDDCEGSLRPPCRDHIIDVSEVGRTAGHGINILGMQPKSSPFYNEFYNGMCERVRDGNTGIYYRKPWNVAVLGYETKGDRRMTTKLYQDQVTAVKVMYSKREMTRDTTLSLKFHPTEVSENGSVSFHFSRDSHFSANESIHNFLKMSKGKQQVFLHVKGSIEMGHFQMRSRDVRLTDTFLEDVKYLPSAYDKGEYFKFLEMHGTHYARKGTVGGVYELLYVLDTQSMSSQGVSIEDVKSCLGYNMNYGLTVDAIQINSGDKKRECINKNIINADNLTNTAIIQNVISSVHGGKSTVLSRLHEMLSRAGKIVDVEDYVQWAATLPDTPAVITYEPFPISTLIPLTIRDYSVKKQNLDRAVEDYVAEYNVCKCQPCQNGGTVILVNGRCECGCSPYFKGEACQTPTPGFTPAQTATEGRWSCWSSWSSCDRGERVRTRQCNNPAPSNGGRDCLGTSSEPDYCGDIK; this is encoded by the exons GGTGACGAGAGAACCTGATGTGCTATCTCCCATTGATTGCTTGCTGAGCCCATGGAGTGACTGGGGACCATGTAGTCCATGCACAAAAGCAAGG TATCGCTCTAGGAGTGTCCTGAAGTATGGACAGTTTGGTGGGAAGCCATGCTTGGAGCGTCTGGGGGACAGCATGCCCTGTGTACCAGCCAGTCCTTGCCCTGAagaagaaatggaaggacaagctGATTGCGGCAAAGACTTCCGATGTGAAAATG GACGCTGTATAAAGAACAGGCTGAAGTGCAATACGGAAGATGACTGTGGGGATTTTTCTGATGAAGATGACTGTGAAGGCAGCCTCCGCCCACCGTGTCGTGACCATATAATTGATGTATCTGAGGTTGGAAGAACAGCTGGTCATGG TATCAACATTCTTGGAATGCAACCCAAGTCAAGTCCGTTTTACAATGAGTTTTACAATGGAATGTGTGAAAGAGTCCGTGATGGAAATACTGGCATATATTACCGCAAGCCGTGGAACGTTGCTGTGCTCGGTTATGAA ACAAAAGGAGACAGAAGAATGACTACCAAGTTATATCAAGACCAGGTGACTGCCGTGAAAGTGATGTACAGCAAGAGAGAAATGACTAGGGACACTACCTTATCTCTGAAATTCCATCCGACTGAAGTATCTGAAAATGGGAGCGTGTCTTTCCATTTTAGCAGAGACTCCCATTTTTCTGCAAATGAAAGTATACACAATTTTTTGAAGATGTCCAAGGGAAAG CAACAAGTATTTCTTCATGTGAAAGGAAGCATAGAAATGGGACATTTCCAAATGAGAAGTCGTGATGTCCGGCTGACTGACACTTTCCTTGAGGATGTAAAGTATCTACCCAGTGCATATGATAAAGGAGAGTATTTTAAATTTCTGGAAATGCATGGAACTCACTATGCACGGAAGGGGACTGTAGGAGGCGTATATGAACTACTGTATGTGTTGGACACCCAGTCTATGAGTTCTCAAG GAGTTTCCATAGAGGATGTAAAGAGCTGCCTGGGATATAACATGAATTATGGTTTAACAGTTGATGCCATTCAAATCAACAGTGGCGATAAAAAACGTGAAtgtataaataaaaacattataaatg CTGACAACTTGACTAATACTGCAATTATCCAGAATGTCATCTCTTCAGTTCATGGAGGGAAGAGTACAGTTTTGTCTAGGTTGCATGAAATGCTGTCCAGAGCTGGCAAGATTGTTGATGTTGAAGACTATGTCCAGTGGGCTGCTACATTACCAGATACCCCGGCAGTGATAACATATGAA CCATTTCCAATCTCTACACTTATACCTTTGACCATACGGGACTACTCTGTAAAGAAACAAAATCTGGATCGAGCCGTGGAGGATTATGTTGCTGAATACAACGTGTGCAAGTGTCAGCCCTGCCAAAACGGTGGCACTGTGATACTGGTGAATGGAAGGTGTGAATGTGGGTGCTCCCCCTACTTTAAGGGAGAAGCCTGCCAGACGCCCACACCAGGTTTCACACCAG CTCAGACAGCCACTGAGGGGAGATGGAGCTGCTGGTCAAGCTGGTCAAGCTGCGACCGAGGAGAACGTGTTCGAACAAGGCAGTGTAACAACCCTGCCCCTAGTAATGGGGGAAGGGACTGCTTAGGCACATCCTCTGAACCAGACTATTGTGGTGACATCAAATAG